The following are from one region of the Candidatus Limnocylindrales bacterium genome:
- a CDS encoding EVE domain-containing protein: MAGWLVKQEPAAYSWDRLVEEGRAVWDGVRNAQARNNLAAMKKGDSVLFYHSGDDRAVIGVAKVARTAYPDPTSDDPRWVAVDLVPARKLAHPVTLARIKAHPPLANMALVRQSRLSVMPVTDAEMKAILELAKTSQ; the protein is encoded by the coding sequence ATGGCGGGCTGGTTGGTCAAGCAGGAGCCCGCAGCCTACTCCTGGGATCGTCTGGTCGAGGAGGGCCGCGCGGTGTGGGATGGCGTGCGCAACGCGCAGGCCCGAAACAATCTCGCCGCCATGAAGAAGGGCGACAGCGTCCTCTTCTACCACAGCGGCGATGACAGGGCCGTGATCGGCGTCGCCAAGGTCGCACGCACCGCCTACCCCGATCCCACCAGCGACGATCCTCGCTGGGTGGCCGTCGACCTCGTTCCAGCCAGGAAGCTGGCCCATCCGGTGACGCTCGCGCGCATCAAGGCGCACCCGCCGCTGGCGAACATGGCACTGGTGCGGCAGAGCCGCCTGTCGGTGATGCCGGTGACCGACGCGGAGATGAAGGCAATCCTCGAGCTCGCCAAGACCAGCCAGTGA
- a CDS encoding methyltransferase domain-containing protein, with the protein MQARELAGFPATWTTVDVHVEDEMAGTALRARCSLYTIAQPERWIDSKALLRESEIADPPYWAIVWTGARAIAAVLLHGPSLHRRRVLDLGCGLGLSGLAAARAGAEVVFADYLDEPLKFVGATVDAGSIEGARVVRLDFTRDRLDERFDVILAADVVYEPSQYAPLAEFLAAHLADDGRILLTESLRADARIFLAGMKDLGFDDRVRPLWVHEEGRRERTWLHELQRRA; encoded by the coding sequence ATGCAGGCGCGCGAGCTCGCGGGCTTCCCCGCAACGTGGACGACGGTCGACGTGCACGTCGAGGACGAGATGGCGGGCACGGCCCTGCGTGCCCGGTGCTCGCTCTACACCATCGCGCAGCCGGAGAGGTGGATCGATTCGAAGGCACTGCTGCGCGAGAGCGAGATTGCCGATCCGCCCTACTGGGCCATCGTATGGACCGGCGCTCGCGCCATCGCGGCGGTGTTGCTGCACGGGCCGTCGCTGCACCGACGGCGTGTGCTCGATCTCGGATGCGGACTTGGACTGTCGGGTCTGGCCGCCGCAAGGGCCGGGGCCGAAGTCGTATTCGCAGACTATCTCGACGAGCCGCTAAAGTTCGTCGGAGCCACCGTGGATGCCGGGTCCATCGAAGGAGCGCGTGTGGTCCGGCTCGACTTCACGCGGGACCGTCTCGACGAACGGTTCGACGTCATCCTTGCGGCCGACGTGGTGTACGAGCCTTCGCAATACGCACCGCTCGCCGAGTTTCTCGCCGCGCACCTGGCCGACGACGGCCGCATCCTGCTCACCGAGAGCCTGCGCGCCGATGCGCGCATCTTCCTCGCGGGCATGAAGGACCTGGGCTTCGACGATCGTGTCCGGCCGCTGTGGGTGCACGAAGAGGGGCGCCGCGAACGCACCTGGCTGCACGAGCTGCAGCGTCGCGCCTGA
- a CDS encoding acyl-CoA desaturase: MSAIPAAMHLSAQQIEELGRELDGMREEVLESRGERDRRYIVRLIRTQRSLALGGRLALVLASFFLPAWEHALGQAALWTLTATGTSMLALAKILENMEIGHNVLHAQWDWMMDPDIQSSTWEWDHACPADQWIHSHNVVHHTWTNVHGKDRDIGYGMLRVTEGQRWHPFHLLNPLNALAMAVFFEWFISIHDLELNRIIAGKKTLAQARPLLRGVGRKLLRQSLKDYVLWPLVAAAIVTPAALAGAGPSPLAAALLVLGANASACVLRNLWTFVIIFCGHFPAGVHHFPREAVEGETRAQWYLRQLLGSCNIDGGKTFHVLSGNLSHQIEHHLFPDLPSNRYPELAPRVRALAERYGLPYNTGSLSRQFGTTMWAILRLSMPPRRAAVRWQSA; the protein is encoded by the coding sequence ATGAGCGCCATACCCGCCGCGATGCATCTGAGCGCGCAACAGATCGAGGAGCTCGGCCGTGAGCTGGACGGCATGCGCGAGGAAGTCCTGGAGTCTCGCGGGGAGCGCGACCGCCGTTACATCGTGCGCCTGATCCGGACGCAGCGCAGCCTGGCGCTCGGCGGACGGCTGGCTCTCGTCCTCGCGTCCTTCTTCCTGCCGGCGTGGGAGCACGCGCTCGGCCAGGCGGCGTTGTGGACGTTGACCGCCACCGGCACATCGATGCTGGCGCTGGCGAAGATCCTCGAGAACATGGAGATCGGCCACAACGTGCTGCATGCTCAGTGGGACTGGATGATGGATCCGGACATCCAATCCAGCACGTGGGAGTGGGACCATGCCTGTCCGGCAGACCAATGGATCCATTCCCACAACGTCGTCCACCACACCTGGACCAACGTGCATGGCAAGGATCGCGACATCGGCTACGGCATGCTGCGCGTGACCGAGGGGCAGCGCTGGCATCCGTTCCATCTGCTCAATCCGCTCAATGCGCTGGCGATGGCCGTCTTCTTCGAATGGTTCATCTCGATCCACGACCTCGAGCTGAACCGCATCATCGCGGGAAAGAAGACGCTGGCGCAGGCGCGGCCGCTGCTGCGTGGCGTGGGGCGCAAGCTGCTGCGCCAGTCGCTGAAGGACTACGTGCTCTGGCCGCTGGTGGCAGCGGCGATCGTTACGCCGGCAGCGCTTGCCGGCGCGGGCCCTTCACCGCTGGCTGCGGCGTTGCTGGTGCTTGGGGCCAACGCCTCCGCCTGCGTCCTGCGAAATCTGTGGACCTTCGTCATCATCTTTTGCGGGCACTTCCCCGCCGGCGTGCATCATTTTCCGAGGGAAGCGGTCGAAGGCGAGACGCGCGCGCAGTGGTATCTGCGCCAGCTCCTGGGCTCGTGCAACATCGACGGCGGCAAGACGTTCCACGTGCTGTCCGGCAACCTCTCGCACCAGATCGAGCATCACCTCTTTCCCGACCTTCCCAGCAATCGATATCCGGAGCTGGCCCCGCGCGTGCGGGCTCTGGCCGAGCGATATGGGCTGCCCTACAACACGGGATCGCTCAGCCGGCAGTTCGGCACGACGATGTGGGCGATCCTGCGACTGTCGATGCCGCCGCGACGCGCGGCGGTGCGCTGGCAATCCGCCTGA
- a CDS encoding ferredoxin reductase, with translation MAPFIDGLAYPLRVSHYAELLNPLWASHQLRARIEHFHEETGNARTLTLRPGKGWRTHRAGQHVRVAVAIDGRTYTRTYTISSAPERDDGCFTITVKAIAGGRVSPHLVRSVGIGDHLTVGLPQGDFHLPDARPVLPLFITAGSGITPARAMLASLIAQERMPETVHVHYAPREREVIFGQELRQLAQHHRRYRFEQVFTRQGAGPGAPTAHFHAAQLERLCPDWRERDVYACGPPALLAALQRHFTAERGKHRLHIERFVADFAATPADAVGGEVRFARSRVRATADQQTPLLRVAENEGMNPPHGCRMGICHSCDARLLSGCVRDLRTGRITTEAGSIVQPCVSAAAGDCELDL, from the coding sequence GTGGCGCCGTTCATCGATGGTCTGGCCTACCCCCTGCGCGTGTCGCATTACGCGGAGCTGCTCAATCCGCTGTGGGCCTCCCACCAGTTGCGCGCCCGCATCGAGCACTTTCACGAGGAGACCGGCAACGCGCGCACCCTGACTCTGCGACCCGGGAAGGGTTGGCGAACCCATCGCGCCGGGCAGCACGTGCGCGTCGCCGTCGCGATCGACGGCAGAACCTACACGCGCACCTACACGATCTCGTCGGCGCCGGAGCGGGACGATGGATGCTTCACGATCACGGTGAAGGCGATCGCCGGCGGGCGCGTCTCGCCTCACCTCGTGCGCAGCGTCGGGATCGGGGATCATCTGACCGTCGGCTTGCCGCAGGGCGATTTCCACCTGCCGGACGCCCGTCCCGTTCTGCCTCTGTTCATCACCGCCGGCAGCGGCATCACGCCCGCGCGGGCGATGCTGGCGAGCCTGATTGCGCAGGAGCGGATGCCGGAGACGGTGCACGTCCACTATGCGCCGCGGGAGCGCGAGGTCATCTTCGGGCAGGAGCTGCGGCAGCTCGCGCAGCATCACCGCCGCTACCGATTCGAGCAGGTTTTCACGCGCCAGGGCGCCGGCCCTGGCGCGCCGACGGCGCATTTTCATGCCGCACAGCTCGAGCGACTATGCCCGGACTGGCGGGAGCGCGACGTCTACGCGTGCGGCCCGCCGGCGCTGCTGGCCGCGCTGCAGCGGCATTTCACGGCCGAGCGAGGCAAGCACCGGCTGCACATCGAACGTTTCGTTGCAGACTTCGCGGCCACTCCTGCCGACGCCGTCGGTGGCGAGGTTCGTTTCGCACGCAGCCGTGTCCGCGCGACAGCGGACCAGCAGACACCGCTGCTGCGCGTGGCAGAGAACGAGGGCATGAACCCACCCCACGGCTGCCGCATGGGCATCTGTCACTCCTGCGACGCCAGGCTGCTTTCGGGCTGCGTTCGCGACCTGCGCACCGGCAGGATCACCACCGAAGCCGGCAGCATCGTCCAGCCGTGCGTCAGCGCCGCTGCCGGCGACTGCGAATTGGATCTGTGA
- a CDS encoding SDR family oxidoreductase yields the protein MRSFGGKTALVTGGATGIGLACAREIVAGGGNVMLAARRRDVLEHAARELGPRAAWIECDVTSDASVDAAVAAAVERFGSLNLAVNAAGMGMAGSVTAQATEVFAMVLDTNLTGVFRSVRAEARALKESGGGSIVNISSIAAALTHLWMSAYCTSKAGVNMLTRCAADELGEHGIRVNAVMPGLVETELAMPLVSNEAAVQEYLRRMPLARTGKPEDVARLVAFLLSDDADWITGQCIGVDGGHTLRQGPDLVDVFRPMMGE from the coding sequence GTGCGGAGCTTCGGCGGCAAGACGGCTCTGGTCACCGGCGGCGCCACCGGCATCGGCCTGGCATGCGCGCGCGAGATCGTGGCGGGCGGCGGCAACGTCATGCTCGCTGCGCGGCGCCGCGACGTCCTCGAGCACGCCGCGCGCGAGCTGGGCCCGCGCGCCGCATGGATCGAATGCGACGTCACCAGCGACGCCTCCGTCGACGCCGCCGTTGCCGCCGCCGTCGAGCGGTTCGGCTCGCTGAATCTGGCCGTCAACGCGGCGGGCATGGGAATGGCCGGCTCCGTCACGGCGCAGGCAACCGAAGTCTTCGCAATGGTGCTCGATACCAATCTGACCGGCGTGTTCCGCAGCGTGCGTGCCGAGGCTCGTGCGCTGAAAGAGAGCGGCGGCGGCAGCATCGTCAACATCAGCTCGATCGCTGCTGCGCTGACGCATCTGTGGATGTCGGCGTACTGCACCTCCAAGGCAGGCGTCAACATGCTGACCCGCTGCGCTGCCGACGAGCTGGGCGAGCACGGCATCCGCGTCAATGCGGTGATGCCTGGCCTCGTCGAGACCGAGCTGGCGATGCCGCTCGTGTCGAACGAAGCGGCCGTGCAGGAGTATCTGCGACGCATGCCGCTGGCTCGCACGGGCAAGCCCGAGGATGTCGCGCGTCTGGTCGCGTTCCTTCTCAGCGACGATGCGGACTGGATCACGGGCCAGTGCATCGGTGTCGACGGCGGTCACACGCTGCGGCAGGGCCCCGATCTGGTCGACGTCTTTCGACCGATGATGGGCGAATAG
- a CDS encoding Rieske 2Fe-2S domain-containing protein, with amino-acid sequence MQRIPLPPFPNGWFAVSHSDELERGQVKTVHALGRDFVVYRGKSGQAFVIDPYCAHLGAHLGVGGTVEDDHIRCPFHGWRYDGLSGRCASIPYTDKIPSKAAVGAYPVWENNGFVFVWQHAEAKEPDWTPDVVEELADPDYYLWGKREWTIASHPQEVMENGVDIQHFFTLHGWKARSIDWQPHGHRYTLRIDVDPGEEGQAATAQNATDVDSFNSGPSFTCTRVRGPMTGIAINVLVPLEPEKLLIQHRYYGHRRSAPEVVDAFFTNYIRDYELDVPIWNAKIYRPLPVIAENDGPYVRYRRWFSQFYSKAPEQAAI; translated from the coding sequence ATGCAGCGCATTCCGCTTCCGCCATTCCCCAACGGCTGGTTCGCCGTCAGTCATTCGGACGAGCTCGAGCGCGGGCAGGTCAAGACCGTGCATGCCCTGGGACGCGACTTCGTCGTCTATCGCGGCAAGAGCGGTCAGGCGTTCGTCATCGACCCGTACTGCGCCCATCTCGGCGCCCATCTCGGCGTGGGCGGCACCGTCGAGGACGATCATATCCGATGCCCCTTTCACGGCTGGCGATACGACGGCCTCAGCGGACGCTGCGCATCGATTCCGTATACCGACAAGATTCCGAGCAAGGCGGCAGTGGGTGCGTATCCGGTGTGGGAGAACAACGGCTTCGTGTTCGTGTGGCAGCACGCCGAGGCAAAGGAGCCGGACTGGACTCCCGACGTCGTCGAAGAGCTGGCGGATCCCGACTATTACCTGTGGGGAAAACGCGAGTGGACCATTGCCTCGCATCCGCAGGAGGTGATGGAGAACGGCGTGGACATCCAGCACTTTTTCACGCTGCACGGCTGGAAGGCGCGCTCGATCGACTGGCAGCCGCATGGGCATCGCTACACGCTTCGCATCGACGTCGATCCGGGCGAGGAGGGGCAGGCCGCCACGGCGCAGAACGCCACCGACGTCGATTCGTTCAACTCCGGCCCCTCCTTCACCTGTACGCGTGTGCGGGGCCCGATGACCGGGATCGCCATCAACGTGCTGGTTCCGCTGGAGCCGGAAAAGCTGCTGATCCAGCATCGCTACTATGGACACAGGAGGTCGGCACCCGAGGTCGTGGACGCCTTCTTCACCAACTACATCCGCGACTACGAGCTGGATGTGCCGATCTGGAACGCGAAGATCTACCGGCCACTTCCGGTGATCGCCGAGAACGACGGCCCCTACGTGCGCTATCGCCGCTGGTTCTCGCAGTTCTACTCCAAGGCGCCCGAGCAGGCGGCGATCTGA
- a CDS encoding SEC-C domain-containing protein, with translation MARATVPAGRNELCPCGSGKKFKRCCGAPEVEKSDAAGSFFGIAAAITGVMIVIAVVAVARSFLEDPPQRVWSAEHGHWHTVSGASGSEDSGKPGPGKVWDEAHGHYHSTGGSAEGGPGKVWNEEHGHYHDAPGAAGVPEHSAPVANPLEERRRHMAETAREAAGTEKD, from the coding sequence ATGGCGAGAGCAACGGTTCCTGCAGGCCGCAATGAGCTGTGCCCGTGCGGCAGTGGCAAGAAGTTCAAGCGCTGCTGCGGCGCGCCCGAAGTCGAAAAGTCGGATGCGGCAGGAAGCTTCTTCGGCATCGCCGCAGCGATCACCGGCGTCATGATCGTGATCGCCGTCGTGGCCGTCGCGCGATCGTTCCTGGAAGACCCGCCGCAGCGGGTGTGGTCGGCCGAGCATGGGCACTGGCACACGGTCAGCGGCGCGAGCGGCAGCGAGGATTCGGGCAAGCCCGGTCCCGGCAAGGTCTGGGACGAGGCACATGGCCACTACCACTCCACGGGTGGCAGCGCCGAGGGCGGCCCCGGCAAGGTGTGGAATGAGGAGCACGGGCATTATCACGACGCCCCGGGTGCCGCGGGAGTTCCCGAGCACTCCGCGCCCGTGGCCAATCCCCTCGAGGAGCGCCGCCGCCACATGGCCGAAACGGCGCGCGAAGCGGCCGGCACCGAAAAGGATTAG
- a CDS encoding DUF3293 domain-containing protein, whose amino-acid sequence MTDPARRGDPSWARYPDTVLEIYRDGTVRIDLRERLDPDDCRRLRDLGLGATFAVVTAANPRGLALGEAENHVRAELLDTEVVARGVRFLRADGVSPDGAHREVGVAVAMPLQAACELAARYEQSALFWFDGERFWIIPVLETSRAPVALPVAKEEGP is encoded by the coding sequence GTGACCGACCCGGCGCGTCGTGGGGATCCGAGCTGGGCGCGTTATCCGGACACGGTTCTCGAGATCTATCGCGACGGCACCGTGCGCATCGATCTGCGCGAGCGCCTCGACCCCGACGATTGCAGGCGGCTGCGCGACCTCGGCCTCGGCGCGACCTTCGCCGTCGTCACCGCGGCCAACCCGCGCGGGCTTGCGCTCGGTGAGGCCGAGAATCACGTGCGGGCGGAGCTGCTCGACACCGAAGTCGTTGCTCGCGGCGTGCGGTTTCTGCGCGCCGACGGCGTCTCGCCCGACGGCGCACACCGCGAGGTGGGCGTTGCGGTCGCGATGCCGCTTCAGGCGGCGTGCGAGCTGGCGGCACGCTACGAGCAGTCGGCCTTGTTCTGGTTCGACGGCGAGCGGTTCTGGATCATCCCCGTGTTGGAGACGAGTCGGGCGCCGGTGGCGCTGCCGGTCGCGAAGGAGGAAGGACCGTGA
- a CDS encoding amidohydrolase family protein — MKLQPRFLGALACLALAACHGAPPLVTRPKDADAHTVFTRASVLDVATGQIHAGMDVLVSGDRIAAVAPQGTLTIPEGARRIDASGATLLPGLIDSHGHVGNGSAPPWAGEIPDPDRNLQSYLYCGVTTVLDPADLASQAFERREDVARGKLVGPTIFAAGPMLTAEGGHPVPVLEALTPWWIGWYIERQVTRQIDSPEKAREAVAELHGEKADFVKVAVDSIPDGAPRIRRELIGAIVGEAHHRGMRVVAHIGTLEDAIDAGESGVDAFMHMIYKDDLAPADVERVAGFKIPMVATMGVFENYALVGERKREPTPLEIETVSADVLASFDQRPEGAISPSFLEFFQKLRGHRRQWRENIRALREAGVTILAGSDTQSGVFPGPGLHRELALLIESGMTPAEAIRAATLDAARFLQKSEDPDFGIVEAGKRADLLLVEGNPTFQIAALSRIRAVMKDGVVLERHPVAQASHATN, encoded by the coding sequence GTGAAGTTGCAGCCACGCTTCCTTGGCGCGCTCGCCTGCCTCGCGCTTGCCGCCTGCCACGGCGCGCCGCCGCTCGTGACCAGACCGAAGGACGCCGACGCCCACACCGTCTTCACGCGTGCCAGCGTGCTCGACGTGGCGACCGGCCAGATCCACGCCGGCATGGACGTGCTCGTCAGCGGCGACCGCATCGCCGCCGTCGCGCCGCAAGGCACATTGACCATTCCCGAAGGCGCTCGCCGCATTGATGCCAGCGGCGCCACGCTGCTGCCGGGCCTGATCGACAGCCACGGCCACGTCGGCAACGGCTCGGCGCCGCCGTGGGCCGGTGAGATTCCCGACCCGGACCGCAACCTGCAGTCGTACCTGTATTGCGGAGTCACCACCGTCCTCGATCCGGCCGACCTGGCTTCGCAAGCGTTCGAGCGTCGCGAGGACGTCGCGCGCGGCAAGCTGGTGGGCCCTACGATCTTCGCCGCCGGCCCGATGCTCACGGCCGAGGGCGGTCATCCGGTGCCCGTGCTCGAAGCGCTGACGCCGTGGTGGATAGGCTGGTACATCGAGCGCCAGGTCACGCGGCAGATCGACTCGCCCGAGAAGGCGCGCGAGGCGGTGGCCGAGCTGCATGGCGAGAAGGCCGACTTCGTCAAGGTCGCCGTCGACAGCATTCCCGACGGTGCGCCGCGCATCCGTCGCGAGCTGATCGGCGCCATCGTCGGCGAGGCGCATCACCGCGGCATGCGGGTGGTGGCGCACATCGGAACGCTGGAGGACGCCATCGACGCGGGAGAATCGGGCGTCGATGCGTTCATGCACATGATCTACAAGGATGACCTGGCCCCGGCCGACGTCGAGCGCGTGGCCGGCTTCAAGATTCCCATGGTCGCGACCATGGGCGTGTTCGAGAATTATGCGCTCGTTGGCGAGCGCAAGCGCGAGCCGACGCCGCTCGAGATCGAGACGGTCAGCGCCGACGTGCTCGCCTCCTTCGACCAGCGGCCGGAGGGCGCGATCTCGCCCTCCTTCCTCGAATTCTTCCAGAAGCTGCGCGGTCACCGTCGCCAGTGGCGCGAAAACATCCGTGCGCTGCGCGAAGCCGGCGTCACCATCCTGGCCGGCAGCGACACGCAGTCCGGCGTCTTCCCCGGGCCCGGCCTGCATCGCGAGCTTGCGCTCCTGATCGAATCCGGGATGACGCCGGCCGAGGCCATCCGCGCCGCCACGCTGGATGCAGCCAGGTTCCTGCAGAAGAGCGAGGATCCCGATTTCGGCATCGTCGAAGCGGGCAAGCGCGCCGACCTGCTGCTGGTGGAAGGCAACCCGACGTTCCAAATCGCCGCGCTGTCCCGCATACGTGCGGTGATGAAGGACGGCGTCGTGCTCGAGCGTCATCCGGTCGCGCAGGCATCGCACGCGACCAATTGA
- a CDS encoding LL-diaminopimelate aminotransferase — protein MARINDNYLKLAAGYLFPEIGRRVRAFQSEHPDARILRLGIGDVVLPLPPAICDAMRAGVDEMETDSGFRGYGPEQGYDFLREAIATHDFAARGVDIHPDEIFISDGSKCDSGNIQEIFSMDARVAVPDPVYPVYVDTNVMAGRTGAADASGKYDKLLYLPCTAENGFLPAPPHEKVDLVYLCFPNNPTGAVARREDLARWVDYAREHDALLLFDAAYEAFITDPQIPHSIYEVPGARDVAIEFRSYSKTAGFTGTRCAYLVVPRSVTGAAADGSRVDLHRLWTRRHTTKFNGVSYPVQKAAAAVYSEAGRAQVRERIDYYMGNAALIRCGLSEAGMQVFGGVNAPYVWLRTPDGMGSWEFFDALLSRAHVVCTPGAGFGACGEGYLRLSSFARREHVEEAVDRIRNTFAKG, from the coding sequence ATGGCCCGCATCAACGACAACTATCTCAAGCTCGCTGCCGGCTACCTCTTCCCCGAGATCGGCCGGCGCGTGCGAGCCTTCCAGAGCGAGCATCCGGACGCGCGCATCCTGCGTCTGGGCATCGGGGATGTCGTGCTGCCGCTCCCGCCGGCGATCTGCGATGCGATGCGCGCCGGCGTCGACGAGATGGAAACCGATTCCGGCTTTCGCGGCTACGGCCCCGAGCAGGGTTACGACTTCCTGCGCGAAGCGATCGCCACGCACGATTTCGCGGCCCGCGGCGTAGACATCCATCCCGACGAGATCTTCATCTCCGACGGCTCCAAGTGCGACAGCGGCAACATCCAGGAGATCTTCTCGATGGATGCGCGCGTGGCGGTTCCGGACCCCGTCTATCCGGTCTACGTCGACACGAATGTGATGGCCGGCCGCACCGGCGCCGCCGACGCCAGCGGCAAGTACGACAAGCTCCTCTATCTGCCCTGCACCGCCGAGAACGGCTTCCTGCCGGCGCCGCCTCACGAGAAGGTCGATCTCGTCTACCTGTGCTTCCCGAACAACCCGACGGGCGCCGTTGCCCGCCGCGAGGACCTGGCACGCTGGGTGGACTACGCGCGCGAGCACGATGCGCTGCTTCTGTTCGACGCCGCCTACGAGGCGTTCATCACGGACCCGCAGATCCCCCACTCCATCTACGAGGTGCCGGGCGCTCGCGACGTCGCCATCGAATTCCGCAGCTACTCCAAGACCGCCGGTTTCACCGGCACGCGCTGTGCCTATCTCGTGGTGCCCAGGTCGGTGACCGGCGCTGCCGCCGACGGCAGCCGCGTCGACCTGCATCGTCTGTGGACGCGGCGACACACGACCAAGTTCAACGGCGTTTCCTATCCGGTGCAGAAGGCGGCCGCCGCCGTCTACAGCGAGGCCGGCCGCGCGCAAGTTCGCGAGCGAATCGACTATTACATGGGCAATGCCGCGCTGATCCGCTGCGGGCTGTCGGAGGCAGGAATGCAGGTCTTCGGCGGAGTCAACGCGCCCTACGTATGGCTGCGTACGCCCGACGGCATGGGCTCGTGGGAATTCTTCGACGCGCTGCTGTCACGCGCGCACGTCGTGTGCACGCCCGGCGCCGGCTTCGGCGCCTGCGGCGAAGGCTACCTGCGCCTGTCCAGCTTCGCCCGCCGCGAGCACGTCGAGGAGGCCGTGGACCGGATCCGCAATACCTTCGCGAAAGGGTGA
- a CDS encoding FIST N-terminal domain-containing protein → MTNARWASSVSDAADIADAVAQTVSDIRRQLGGDQCDVVIAFASPHHAAHYQSIPAFVQEGLGGQFFGCSGGGVIGGGREVEARPGFSLSAAVLPRVKVLPFHLTDADLAALGARAERWEERLGVEAAEDPQFVLLPDPFSCDVEHLLSMLDQIYPCSPKIGGLASGARKAGGNALWAGGAMHSEGVVGLALVGDLVIDTLVAQGCRPVGEPMFVTRCHDNRIYELDGRPPLDVLRELYERCDEDDRLLMQHSLFLGLVMAPSRQNYGRGDFLVRNIFGIDAESGALAIGAAVKENEVVQFHLRDVITSAEDLSELLQRYRLDHDGAEPQGSLLFSCLGRGKGFYGRADHDTDAFRAFLGQVPLGGFFCNGEIGAVHGTTFLHGYTSSFGLFRQKGR, encoded by the coding sequence GTGACGAACGCACGTTGGGCTTCGAGTGTTTCCGATGCTGCCGACATCGCCGATGCGGTGGCGCAGACTGTTTCCGACATCCGCCGGCAGCTCGGCGGCGATCAGTGCGACGTCGTTATCGCATTCGCATCTCCGCATCACGCTGCGCACTACCAGTCGATCCCGGCCTTCGTGCAGGAAGGTCTGGGCGGCCAGTTCTTCGGATGCAGCGGCGGCGGCGTCATCGGCGGCGGCCGCGAAGTGGAAGCGCGTCCGGGGTTCTCGCTGAGCGCGGCCGTGCTGCCGCGAGTGAAGGTCCTGCCCTTCCATCTCACCGACGCCGATCTTGCCGCTCTCGGCGCCCGCGCCGAGCGCTGGGAGGAGCGGCTAGGCGTCGAGGCAGCCGAGGATCCGCAGTTCGTGCTGCTGCCGGATCCGTTCAGCTGTGACGTCGAGCATCTGCTGTCCATGCTCGATCAGATCTACCCGTGCTCGCCGAAGATCGGCGGCCTGGCCAGCGGCGCGCGCAAGGCCGGCGGCAATGCGCTGTGGGCCGGCGGTGCCATGCACAGCGAGGGCGTCGTTGGCCTGGCGCTGGTCGGCGATCTCGTCATCGACACCCTGGTGGCGCAGGGTTGCAGGCCGGTCGGCGAGCCGATGTTCGTCACTCGCTGTCACGACAACCGCATCTATGAGCTCGACGGGCGCCCGCCGCTGGACGTCCTTCGCGAGTTGTACGAGCGTTGCGACGAGGACGACCGCCTTCTCATGCAGCACTCGCTGTTCCTCGGGCTGGTGATGGCGCCGTCGCGGCAGAATTACGGTCGCGGCGACTTTCTGGTGCGCAACATCTTCGGCATCGATGCGGAGTCGGGCGCGCTCGCCATCGGCGCCGCCGTCAAGGAGAACGAGGTCGTGCAGTTCCACTTGCGGGACGTCATCACCTCAGCCGAAGACCTCAGCGAGCTTCTGCAGCGATACCGCCTGGACCATGACGGCGCGGAGCCGCAGGGATCGCTGCTGTTTTCGTGCCTCGGCCGCGGCAAGGGCTTCTACGGCCGCGCGGATCACGACACCGATGCGTTCCGGGCCTTTCTCGGGCAGGTGCCGCTCGGCGGCTTTTTCTGCAATGGCGAGATCGGCGCCGTCCACGGCACCACCTTCCTCCACGGCTACACTTCTTCCTTCGGCCTCTTCCGGCAGAAGGGGCGCTAG